CAGGATGCTAGATTTGGCTGCAAAGTTTTGCGCGCAGCTGTGTAAGAGCAATCCTTCCCTTAGGGGTGGCTTTGGTATGTCCCCTATGTCTAACAATGTCCTGTAATAGGACgtaagagaaaataggatttttgtactcgcCGTTAAATCCCTTTCTCGTAGTCCATTGAGAGAAACTGTGCGCCCACCCTTGCTCTGTATTGTTTGTTGGGTTGACTATGTTTGTGTGTTCTGGTTAACCTATTTTGGCCCTCCTTCGGACTTTggtaccacctactatacccctatGTCTAGCACTgccccccaatggactaagagaaaaggatttacACTGAGTACAAAAATTCTATTATCTCAAGGGATGTCAATCCTAAAGGACTCCGTGAATTTACCTATGGACCTTCTATACACTACCTCTTGTGATGATACCAATAATCCTCTCTGTGTACTACCACATGTGATGTTACCCATTAATTCCCCTTCTGATCATCCATGAATTATTGATCAATTTGTTGTATATTAACACTgtaattttaaagtaaaataccAGATGATTCCCAGgtgataacacacacacacacacacacacacacatcattatAACATACACTTCACATACACTCTACTTTCCTGGAGACACAGAGCTGTAACCACACATCCATCATTGCACAATAGCCCTCCGGTATGTGCTTGGATACCCTGTATTGGTTCTCTTCATCAGCTGATCTGTCATTGTGCCCTGCTTTGCCctaatgcttttttccactttgTGGTGTTGCAATCAGCTCCAGGTTTGTAGACTCAACACCAGCTAAGATTGACATAGAGAGAGGTATTGCAGAGTCTAAGTTACTGCCGTTATTCACCAGGGCCCGCAGAAaagcaggatggattttgctgcatgTAGTAACTAGGTCGCGGTCCAACGAATTGGCCCTTGATTTGGTGGGCGGAGTACAACAGGCAAGTAGGCAGGACTGTCTACTAATATAGACCACATCGACTATGCTTCTGAGGCTTCAGTGTCTGTGTGTGCCGGTAGTGTCTAGTTGGACATTGTCACTGGCTATTGAGGCTTCCTGTCCTAGTATGCTGGCTGGGCATTGTGTATGCTTTGGAAATATAACTCGCCATAGTCTGCAATTTGCCTGGAGTTGTTCATGGCGGCTGATTATAAGCAGTGTGCTTCATAATAGGGTTTTATTTGTAGtttgcaaattgaaattaaacaacTGAACATCTTGAACTCACTCACTCATAGTATGAAAATCTGTCATCTGCATCtaaatgtatttacatatatttatttccaaCAGATGGATGCAAACACATGAATATCTCGGATGGGCATCTCCTTTTATCTCCAGGTTTTGAAATAGAAGATAACATCACACAAGAGTCTCCAGGAGAGAACCCCATTTccctaaatatacatccaatacTTTACAGTACAGATAAATCGCCTTATCCCTCTACTTATGAGGAATGTTCTCCTGCAAACAGAGATATTTTTACACATAGTACAGCTCATATTAATGATGATCAAATCTTTCCATGTTGTGAGGGTGGGAAAGGTTTTGCCCGCAAATCAGAccttattagacatcagagaactcgcacaggtgagaaaccatttccatgttctgagtgtgagaaatgttttgcaTGGAAATCAAAACTTTtgagacatcagagaactcacacaggtgagaaaccatttccatgttctgagtgcgggaaatgttttacacagaaatcaatacTTTTcacacatcagagaactcacacaggtgagaaaccatttacatgttctgagtgcgggaaatgttttgcacagaaatcaaAACTTTTCGAACATCTGCAAAATCACACAGGTgggaaaccatttccatgttctgagtgcgggaaatgttttcGTTACAAATCAAGCCtagttgaacatcagagaattcacacaggtgagaaaccatttgtatgttctgaatgtggaaaatggttTACACAAATATCAAGTCTTGTTCAACATCagcgaactcacacaggtgagaaaccatttccatgttctgaatgtgggaaatgttttgcacagaaatcaaaacttttcatacatcagagaactcacacaggtgagaaaccatttccctgTACTGAGTGCGGGACATGTTTTGAACAGAAATCAAAACTTTTTACACATCAgcaaactcacacaggtgagaaaccattttcatgttctgagtgtggtaaatgttttgcACAAGAATCAAAACTTTTCACACATATGCAAACTCACACAGCtaagaaaccatttccatgttctgagtgcgggaCATGTTTTGCATGGAAATCAAAACTTGTCAGACACCAGAGTTTACATacgggtgagaaaccatttccatgttcagactgtgggaaatgttttacacgaaaATCAAGTCTtaaaaaacatcagagaactcacacaagtGAGAAGCCTTTTCCATGTACTGAATGAGGAAAATAGTTTGTCAAAGAAATCTCGTTGAATATCAAAATATTCACATAGCACAAAAGCAATTAAACAAGAAACAAGGTGCAACTGTGCTCTTAATATTGAaaaatcatttaattttattaatgtaaCTTAAAATGGACATATAcagtttatatttacattatttatactcggggaaagtctgattggaaCAGATCACTCGTGTGGAACTAATTTCTCTATTAGATATTGTCCACAGTATTAACAAAACCACCTTGTTGTTAAATAGGATACTGAGTAATATATAATTCTGGCAATGAGTTGGAGGTATAATGTGGGATCTAGACACTGTACAGTTTGTTTATTCATACTCTCACTCTCTAATTGAAGGTGTGGGAAGGTTTATATAATTAGTTCTCTAATCTGTTACTTTCTCACAGGGGATTGATTATAAAGCTTCAACAGTGTGGTCCCACgttgtaaatgtaattttttggtGCCGTGCAGCTATTTTTGTAGAAATGCTGCCATTTATGTGGTATGCCCATGGCTAAGTGGGTCAAGATGTGTCTGCATTGGTGCAAAACTTTGCTTCATCCTATGGTTAGGGCTGAGGGCATTTGGACTTTAGAACATAAAGGGAATCAATTGATGGTGGACATCAACTGAAAAAAGTAGTGTATGGGGGCACTCCTGTCCCTAAGAGttttataaaatcaactttattaatgACTATTAAAAATTAGACAAATATCGGATATCGGCATTTGGACTTTACTTGCTAAATGTGGTTTAAATGCACATTCACCAGCATGTGAAAAAGTAGAATTTGTTTTGCAGGGTGAGATGTTTTAATGAGGTTTAAAGTCTGGTGAGTGAGCATTCACTGAGGTCTTCTCGCTTCAGCATGTGGTTATAGAGCCTTTATCTCTTCCCTGTAAAAGGACTTGAGTTTGTGCATGGTTAGTGGTGGCAGAGGTCAGACCTCAtcctatttgttttaaatgtgatGGTTTTTGCTATGTCCAGAGACACTTAATACCTGAATGTACTGGATCCAGCAATTCTCTGGTTGGGTTTCCTGATAAAAACGTTACTGTAAATGGATTCCTCATGTACTTTCAGCAGCTGGATGTCTTGTACCATCTAGATAGTAAGAACCTCTCTCATCTTCTCTGTGGACGTCATTCAGGAAGTTAAGGACATTTCCGTAATAGACATATTGATGGCTCCTTTCATTTACTTGTTGGACAAACTACTTGGtgttatgatgtcacaggatacaggaaactggtGACATGTAACAATTTCCTGGGGagatatatatttactattatacATATTTACTATACAGTGGTTCATGTTTGATTAAGGAGTTGTTGGCCCTATGCGGTTTTACCAGAGATCTGACATTGATGGAGACTGTTTGGTAATGTACAGATTTAGGAAGGTACAAGACTATATGCACCAAAATACAGACACCATATATAACCAAGAGGACATTCCtaatgtcattacaaacatacaAAATAACAAGGTGAATGAGGGTCTTAATAGGTAAAATCACCATCGCACTCAGCTGTGGGTTACGTCACACGGACACATATCTCACCGCAgtgtacggtgactgttcctttaCTACAGCTGTGGGTTACGTCACACAGACACATATCTCACCGCAgtgtacggtgactgttcctttaCTACAGCTGTGGGTTACGTCACACGGACACATATCTCACCGCAgtgtacggtgactgttcctttaCTACAGCTGTGGGTTACGTCACACGGACACATATCTCACCGCAgtgtacggtgactgttcctttaCTACAGCTGTGGGTTACGTCACACGGACACATATCTCACCGCAgtgtacggtgactgttcctttaCTACAGCTGTGGTTACGTCACACAGACACATATCTCACCGCAgtgtacggtgactgttcctttaCTACAGCTGTGGGTTACGTCACACGGACACATATCTCACCGCAgtgtacggtgactgttcctttaCTACAGCTGTGGGTTACGTCACACGGACACATATCTCACCGCAgtgtacggtgactgttcctttaCTACAGCTGTGGGTTATGTCACACGGACACATATCTCACCGCAgtgtacggtgactgttcctttaCTACAGCTGTGGGTTACGTCACACGGACACATATCTCACCGCAgtgtacggtgactgttcctttaCTACAGCTGTGGGTTATGTCACACAGACACATATCTCACCGCAgtgtacggtgactgttcctttaCTACAGCTGTGGTTACGTCACACAGACACATATCTCACCGCAgtgtacggtgactgttcctttaCTACAGCTGTGGGTTACGTCACACGGACACATATCTCACCGCAgtgtacggtgactgttcctttaCTACAGCTGTGGGTTACGTCACACGGACACATATCTCACCGCAgtgtacggtgactgttcctttaCTACAGCTGTGGGTTACGTCACACGGACACATATCTCACCGCAgtgtacggtgactgttcctttaCTACAGCTGTGGGTTACGTCACACAGACACATATCTCACCGCAgtgtacggtgactgttcctttaCTACAGCTGTGGGTTACGTCACACGGACACATATCTCACCGCAGTGTAGGGTGACCGTTCCTTTACTACAGCTGTGGGTTACGTCACACGGACACATATCTCACCGGAGAgtacggtgactgttcctttaCTACAGCTGTGGGTTACGTCACACAGACACATATCTCACCACAgtgtacggtgactgttcctttaCTACAGCTGTGGGTTACGTCACACGGACACATATCTCACCGCAgtgtacggtgactgttcctttaCTACAGCTGTGGGTTACGTCATACAGACACATATCTCACCGCAgtgtacggtgactgttcctttaCTACAGCTGTGGGTTACGTCACACGGACACATATCTCACCGCAGTGTATGGTGACTGTTCCTTTACTACAGCTGTGGGTTACGTCACACAGACACATATCTCACCGCAgtgtacggtgactgttcctttaCTACAGCTGTGGGTTACGTCACACAGACACATATCTCACCGCAgtgtacggtgactgttcctttaCTACAGCTGTGGGTTACGTCACACAGACACATATCTCACCGCAgtgtacggtgactgttcctttaCTAATAACACGGTGACTGTTCCTTTACTAATAACATGATGCCGGCTGCGTTATCAGACACACTGCACCTGCGCAGTACTAACGACGCGGCAGCAGCACGCGCCTGGGTGCAAGGTATCACAGCTCTACAGGCCAGGAGAGATGTGCACATTTCCCCCTCTAAAGAAACCTGGTTTCTGGTGTAGAAATACGTGCTGCTTAGACCAATACTTAATTATAGAGTtatagttaatatggcagcaaggtgatatTTACAAAGATTGCATTGTTATGTTTACTATTAATATTGCTGCTGATTGTAGTTTAATACAAACTGTATGGTGTATATAGGATGATTATATACTGTTGTGAGGGCCTCAGAACCGTAGTTCTCTTGGTACCCGGGCTCTAGgttcacagatcacacaggtaaggaagcaagaaagagataataaccTGTAATAACAAAGTGTACGCTCAAAGTAAatgcaacagtgctccccaaggagaaacgtaTTCCCTCACCAAATATAACCAAGTGTCAGTAAATTCACCAGTGTCAGTAAAACCCCCCAACCAAgaccccagcaggttacctctcAGCTCAGAGTCCTTCTGTTTCCCTGCCATCTAGTCTGGTTTGGGTTGTGCTGGGACAATGGTCAGTCAATAATCAAACCCACCTCCTGATTGTAGATAGAGTCG
This genomic interval from Mixophyes fleayi isolate aMixFle1 chromosome 12 unlocalized genomic scaffold, aMixFle1.hap1 SUPER_12_unloc_3, whole genome shotgun sequence contains the following:
- the LOC142112124 gene encoding uncharacterized protein LOC142112124 — protein: MNISDGHLLLSPGFEIEDNITQESPGENPISLNIHPILYSTDKSPYPSTYEECSPANRDIFTHSTAHINDDQIFPCCEGGKGFARKSDLIRHQRTRTGEKPFPCSECEKCFAWKSKLLRHQRTHTGEKPFPCSECGKCFTQKSILFTHQRTHTGEKPFTCSECGKCFAQKSKLFEHLQNHTGGKPFPCSECGKCFRYKSSLVEHQRIHTGEKPFVCSECGKWFTQISSLVQHQRTHTGEKPFPCSECGKCFAQKSKLFIHQRTHTGEKPFPCTECGTCFEQKSKLFTHQQTHTGEKPFSCSECGKCFAQESKLFTHMQTHTAKKPFPCSECGTCFAWKSKLVRHQSLHTGEKPFPCSDCGKCFTRKSSLKKHQRTHTSEKPFPCTE